Sequence from the Candidatus Binatia bacterium genome:
TAAATAGAAACGGAAGCTCCGCATGGAAGAAGAAAAAGGCAAAGATTTTTTTTCGGGCGGCGGCGATTCGGAAGAGTGCGAGAAGCTGCGCCGGCAACTTGAAGACAAGGAACGCGAGGCCAAAGAAAATTATGACCGCCTTCTCCGCCAGGCCGCGGAGCTGGAAAATTATAAGAAGCGCGTGGCACGGGAAAAGGCCGAAGCGATCCGCTACGCGAACGAGAGTCTGGTCAAGGATCTGCTGCCGGTCCTGGATAACCTCGAGCGCGCGCTCGACTACGCCAAGGGAGGCGGAAACGGAAAGCCTCTGCTGGAAGGCATCGAAATGGTGCTCAAGAGCTTTCTGGAGGTTCTGGCCAAGCATGGAGTCAGTCAAGTATCGGCGATGGGCGGTGAGCCCTTTGACCCCAACAAGCATGAGGCGATCGCCCAGGTCGCGACCCAGGAACACGATCCCAACACGGTCGTCGAAGAGCACCACAAAGGCTACTATCTCCTCGACCGGCTGCTTCGACCCGCACAGGTGAGCGTGGCTAAGCCACCTGAAAATAAAGATTAAAAGAGAACCAAGAGGGTGCTTGCCAAGGGTTAGGATGATGATTAAATACAAACCATTCTTATATCGAAATTTTGAGGAGCACTGAACATGGCAAAAGTAATTGGAATTGATCTAGGGACGACCAACTCCTGTGTTGCAATCATGGAGGGGGGAGACCCCGTCGTAATAGCGAATTCCGAAGGCAGCCGCACGACGCCATCGGTCGTGGCCTTTTCCGAGAGCGGCGAGCGTCTCGTCGGCCAAATCGCGAGGCGTCAAGCCATCACTAATCCGGAAAACACGATCTTCGCCGTCAAGCGCTTGATCGGCCGTCGTTTCGACGATCCCCTGGTGCAAAAGGCGATGAAGGTTCTGCCCTACAAAATCGTGCGCGCGGATAACGGCGACGCCTGGGTGGAAATCCGGGGCAAGCGCTACAGCCCGGCCGAGATCTCCGCTTTTATTTTACAGAAGATGAAACAGACCGCCGAAGACTATCTCGGTGAAAAAGTCACCGAGGCGGTGATCACGGTTCCGGCTTACTTCAACGACAGCCAGCGGCAGGCGACCAAGGACGCGGGGCGCATCGCGGGCTTAAACGTCCTCAGAATCATCAATGAGCCGACGGCGGCATCGCTCGCCTACGGCCTCGACAAAAAGAAAGACGAGAAGATCGCCGTCTTCGATCTCGGCGGCGGCACGTTCGATATCTCCATTCTGGAACTGGGCGAAGGGGTTTTCGAGGTCAAATCGACCAATGGAGATACCTTTCTCGGCGGAGAAGATTTCGACCAGCGTGTGATGGACTACCTTGCCGACGAGTTTAAAAAAGATCAGGGCATCGATCTGCGCAAAGATCGCATGGCACTGCAGCGGTTGAAGGAAGCGGCGGAGAAGGCGAAGTGCGAGCT
This genomic interval carries:
- the grpE gene encoding nucleotide exchange factor GrpE; translation: MEEEKGKDFFSGGGDSEECEKLRRQLEDKEREAKENYDRLLRQAAELENYKKRVAREKAEAIRYANESLVKDLLPVLDNLERALDYAKGGGNGKPLLEGIEMVLKSFLEVLAKHGVSQVSAMGGEPFDPNKHEAIAQVATQEHDPNTVVEEHHKGYYLLDRLLRPAQVSVAKPPENKD